One Diabrotica virgifera virgifera chromosome 3, PGI_DIABVI_V3a genomic window carries:
- the LOC114349142 gene encoding uncharacterized protein LOC114349142, producing the protein MDKWLIKSVKTKSNNEKNIAEKQPSTSRHASEQQPESSNQQNVTEEQPSTSHTPKGGVIISQNVDVGRVSKKINTSQSNIIVDTNDAEPNDAEPNDAESAPIVDKFLLSLKRKADFVDTPSKRICKFIPAWLTDNEFRGWLNKSNKPDDKHGNEYAFCKVCKSNLVAHKAVLLRHMRTEKHKENFSAVSSNIKIKDMCVKQTCENNLVKRAELKLCSLLATKDLPFLLMDTVCPLLKDIFPDSKIAQQLTVKRTKATQIVVECLGDNFLKELYEKLRVPGMFFSLIMDETTDISVKKQCAFTAIFFDENSNSLQTTFFDILENTGGTAVELYSTLKDIIFSKGIPISNFVGFSSDTPNVMVGPHNSVFSHLKQEFPDIVCVKCSCHMAHLATSKACLKLPKHIEDLLRNIGSHFNRSACRRAKFREFQEFFKVDIHKILSPAKTRWLSLKAVVDRVLEQYEPLRAYFKESVSEDPSHVTETMLETLNHPLTEVYLKFMSYVLELMTDFNILFQSEKPLLYRVKPETENLLKILCSNYMNIVHIKKCAEILKIVHDNPDNFLPLEQIYIGISAFDSLQHLRSDKDTNLEQADFDNFFKSILSFYIELVANIKDRFKFEDPVFTTLELLDPKVAQSFQTKSLKNILDRFPVLNNFVNAQSLDNEWRKHALLDFDSLDINSNTECDIYWSQIFKLKNEANISLFPNLKKVFSLLFVLPFSNAAVERVFSNLFNIKTDKRNLLDTSTIRALLATKDGIGNTGCVKFTPSKKMLGCNIWQNSK; encoded by the exons atggataaatgGTTAATAAAAAGTGTTAAG ACCaaatcaaataatgaaaaaaatattgcTGAAAAGCAGCCGTCAACTTCACGTCATGCTTCTGAACAACAG CCTGAATCTAGTAATCAGCAAAATGTTACTGAAGAGCAGCCATCTACTTCTCATACTCCTAAGGGAGGAGTAATTATTAGTCAAAATGTTGACGTTGGCCGTGTTAGTAAAAAGATTAACACTTCTCAGAGTAATATTATTGTTGACACTAATGATGCCGAGCCCAATGATGCCGAGCCCAATGATGCCGAGTCCGCACCAATTGTTGACAAATTTCTATTGAGTTTGAAAAGGAAAGCTGATTTTGTAGATACACCTTCAAAAAGAATATGCAAGTTTATTCCAGCGTGGCTAACCGATAACGAGTTTCGCGGGTGGCTTAATAAATCAAATAAGCCAGATGATAAACACGGCAATGAATACGCATTTTGTAAAGTTTGTAAATCAAATTTGGTGGCTCATAAGGCTGTGTTACTTAGACATATGAGAACGGAAAAACACAAAGAGAATTTTAGTGCGGTATccagtaatataaaaataaaggaCATGTGTGTAAAACAAACCTGTGAAAATAATTTAGTTAAAAGAGCAGAACTAAAATTATGTAGTCTTTTGGCTACAAAGGACTTACCGTTCTTATTAATGGACACTGTATGTCCACTACTTAAAGATATTTTTCCAGATTCTAAGATAGCTCAACAATTAACCGTTAAAAGGACTAAAGCAACTCAAATAGTCGTTGAATGTTTGGGTGACAATTTTCTGAAAGAATTATATGAAAAGTTAAGAGTACCTGGAATGTTTTTTTCATTGATTATGGATGAAACTACAGATATATCGGTAAAAAAACAGTGTGCATTTACTGCAATATTTTTTGATGAAAATTCCAACTCATTACAAAcaacattttttgacattttagaaAATACTGGGGGCACTGCAGTTGAATTATATTCAACTTTAAAAGACATAATATTTTCCAAAGGTATTCCTATATCTAATTTTGTTGGATTTTCGTCGGACACACCTAATGTAATGGTAGGGCCACACAATTCagttttttcccatctaaaacaAGAATTTCCTGATATAGTTTGTGTTAAATGCTCTTGTCACATGGCACATTTAGCAACTTCAAAGGCATGCTTGAAACTTCCCAAGCACATTGAGGACTTACTAAGAAATATAGGAAGCCATTTCAATAGAAGTGCTTGTCGAAGAGCCAAATTTCGggaatttcaggaattttttaagGTTGACATTCACAAAATTCTATCACCTGCTAAGACCAGGTGGCTTTCACTAAAAGCAGTTGTGGACAGGGTTCTAGAGCAGTACGAACCATTACGTGCATATTTCAAGGAGAGTGTTTCTGAAGATCCTTCACATGTAACGGAAACTATGTTGGAAACTCTTAATCACCCTCttactgaagtgtatttaaagtTTATGTCTTATGTTCTAGAGCTCATGACGGATTTCAATATTTTATTCCAATCCGAAAAACCACTTTTATATAGGGTTAAGCCCGAAACTGAAAATTTATTGAAGATTTTATGTTCCAATTATATGAATATTGTTCATATAAAAAAATGTGCAGAAATCCTGAAAATTGTTCACGACAATCCAGACAATTTTCTTCCATTAGAGCAAATTTATATAGGAATTTCTGCTTTCGACAGTTTGCAACATTTGCGATCGGATAAAGACACAAATTTAGAACAAGCAGactttgataatttttttaaatcaatattatCCTTTTATATTGAACTAGTTGCTAATATCAAAGATCGGTTTAAATTTGAGGACCCGGTTTTTACTACCTTAGAGCTGTTAGATCCGAAGGTGGCCCaatcattccaaacaaaatctttaaaaaacatATTAGATAGGTTTCCAGTTCTAAATAACTTTGTCAATGCACAATCTTTGGATAACGAGTGGAGAAAACATGCACTCTTAGATTTTGATAGTTTAGACATTAATTCCAATACCGAGTGTGATATATACTGGTCtcagatttttaaattaaaaaatgaagccAACATATCTTTGtttccaaatttaaaaaaagtattttcattGTTATTCGTTCTACCATTTTCAAACGCTGCGGTAGAAAGGGTTTTTAGTAATTTATTCAATATAAAAACAGATAAGAGAAATCTTTTAGATACATCTACAATTAGGGCTTTATTGGCGACAAAAGATGGTATCGGTAATACAGGCTGTGTAAAATTTACACCTTCAAAAAAAATGTTAGGATGTAACATATGGCAAAATAGTAAATGA